The Zavarzinella sp. genome includes a window with the following:
- the purH gene encoding bifunctional phosphoribosylaminoimidazolecarboxamide formyltransferase/IMP cyclohydrolase yields MTKLPIRRALISLSDKTHIEDLVRVLTEFGVELISTGGTRQLLAAKGFTVKDISEVTHFPEMLDGRVKTLHPKIHGGLLGRRDLPEHLQTMEEHGIEPIDMVVCNLYPFAQTLAKQGVTEEELIENIDIGGPSMLRSASKNFVAVAVVTSPSQYGDIVAELKANQGSLTLHTRRQLAAAAFQMTATYDSTIANYFAKEESTTEFAPHLQINATLSSTLRYGENNHQKAALYLEPGVHHACVATARQLHGKELSYNNILDVDSAFNLVREFAPPAVVVVKHNNPCGAASAPTLVKAFEDAWAGDPKSAFGGILAFNRPLDEETANLIAEPGRFVECIIAPGFEPKAVEILTTKPTWKANVRLLTTPEISLPPQGWDYRRVDGGMLVQNRDVGADHPETWKVVSKRQPTPEELEELKFAWLVCKHVKSNAIVLARGTKIVGVGAGQMSRVDSTEIAIKKAGELARGSALASDAFFPFRDNVDQAAGHGVQCLVQPGGSMRDQESIEAANEHNMVMLFTGIRHFRH; encoded by the coding sequence ATGACGAAATTACCCATCCGACGAGCGTTGATCAGCCTTTCGGACAAAACCCACATTGAAGATCTGGTGCGGGTGCTCACGGAATTTGGCGTGGAGTTGATTTCCACCGGCGGAACGCGGCAACTTCTTGCTGCCAAAGGATTTACGGTCAAAGATATCAGCGAAGTGACCCACTTTCCCGAGATGCTGGATGGGCGGGTAAAAACGCTGCACCCCAAGATCCATGGTGGGCTGCTGGGGCGACGCGATTTGCCGGAACATTTGCAGACAATGGAAGAACACGGCATAGAACCGATCGACATGGTGGTATGCAATCTGTACCCGTTTGCGCAAACACTTGCCAAACAGGGAGTTACGGAAGAAGAACTGATTGAAAATATCGATATCGGTGGGCCTTCGATGCTGCGGTCGGCTTCGAAGAACTTTGTCGCCGTGGCGGTGGTTACCAGTCCCAGCCAGTATGGGGATATTGTTGCCGAATTGAAGGCAAATCAGGGTTCGTTAACATTGCATACCCGTCGACAACTTGCTGCGGCGGCGTTCCAAATGACGGCAACTTACGACAGCACCATTGCGAATTATTTTGCAAAAGAGGAGAGTACAACCGAATTTGCCCCCCACCTGCAAATCAACGCAACTCTTTCCAGCACCTTACGTTACGGCGAAAATAACCACCAGAAGGCGGCATTGTATCTGGAACCAGGTGTCCACCATGCGTGCGTGGCGACAGCACGCCAGTTGCACGGCAAAGAACTCAGTTACAACAACATTCTGGATGTCGATTCCGCTTTCAACCTGGTGCGGGAATTCGCCCCACCTGCCGTGGTGGTGGTCAAGCACAACAATCCGTGCGGTGCGGCCAGTGCTCCAACGCTTGTCAAAGCGTTTGAAGATGCCTGGGCGGGTGATCCCAAATCCGCTTTTGGTGGGATTCTGGCGTTTAACCGTCCATTGGATGAAGAGACAGCGAATCTGATTGCCGAACCGGGCCGGTTTGTGGAGTGCATCATTGCACCAGGGTTTGAACCGAAAGCGGTCGAAATTCTCACCACCAAGCCCACCTGGAAGGCGAATGTGCGGTTGCTGACCACGCCAGAAATCAGTCTTCCCCCGCAAGGGTGGGATTATCGTCGCGTCGATGGTGGGATGCTGGTGCAGAACCGCGACGTGGGTGCGGACCACCCGGAAACCTGGAAAGTAGTCAGTAAACGCCAGCCCACCCCAGAAGAACTGGAAGAACTGAAATTTGCCTGGCTGGTCTGCAAACATGTGAAAAGTAACGCGATTGTTCTGGCACGTGGGACGAAAATTGTCGGCGTGGGTGCCGGACAGATGAGCCGCGTTGATTCCACGGAAATCGCCATCAAAAAAGCGGGTGAACTGGCACGTGGCAGCGCACTGGCTTCAGATGCATTCTTCCCATTTCGGGATAATGTCGATCAGGCAGCCGGCCACGGCGTGCAGTGCCTGGTGCAGCCTGGTGGTTCCATGCGGGATCAGGAATCGATCGAGGCAGCCAACGAACACAATATGGTGATGTTGTTTACCGGCATTCGCCATTTTCGGCATTAA